One segment of Rhodothermus profundi DNA contains the following:
- the rsmB gene encoding 16S rRNA (cytosine(967)-C(5))-methyltransferase RsmB translates to MPRARASRKRLDPARREAVRLLQRIETDQAYVNRLISAGLTDELEPEAGRRATEYVAGITRWRRWLDFLLAQAYRGRYDKMEPRLRYVLYLGLYELLFTDTPPYAALHEAVELARRLVRPQAGAVVNAVLRTLLRQRDFLPQPQTGDTAEDLAIRYSHPTWMVQHWLARYGPAETEALLRYNNERPWFGVRVRTDRIARHVVLHRLADRGVEAEPSPVLDDFIRVRRLGPILEDRLIEKGLLAVQDESAGLVVRLLDPHPEETIVDACAAPGGKTTYIATRMRDHGRVLAFDVHARRVELIRKAALQQGLTSIVAEAVDLREVPTRYPDLQADRVLLDVPCTGLGVLAKRADLRWHRQPEDLSELVQLQDELLEAAARLVRPGGVLVYSTCTIEPEENEERIRAFLARHPNFTVERADAWVPAAMVTAEGFFATWPPRDQMDGAFAARLRRTS, encoded by the coding sequence ATGCCCAGAGCTCGCGCTTCTCGCAAACGCCTTGATCCGGCCCGCCGGGAGGCGGTGCGTCTGCTCCAACGCATTGAAACGGATCAGGCCTATGTCAATCGGCTCATCTCGGCCGGGCTGACCGATGAGCTGGAGCCAGAAGCCGGGCGGCGAGCAACCGAGTATGTTGCGGGCATCACCCGCTGGCGCCGCTGGCTCGACTTTTTGCTAGCTCAGGCTTATCGCGGACGCTATGACAAAATGGAGCCCCGACTGCGGTACGTTCTGTATCTGGGGCTCTATGAGTTGCTTTTTACCGATACGCCGCCTTACGCGGCCCTGCACGAAGCCGTCGAACTGGCGCGGCGGCTTGTGCGGCCGCAGGCCGGGGCTGTGGTGAATGCTGTCCTGCGCACATTGCTGCGCCAGCGCGACTTTCTGCCACAGCCGCAAACAGGCGATACCGCCGAAGATCTGGCCATCCGGTATTCTCATCCAACCTGGATGGTGCAGCACTGGCTGGCGCGGTATGGACCTGCCGAGACCGAAGCCCTTTTGCGCTACAATAACGAGCGTCCCTGGTTTGGCGTGCGCGTGCGCACGGATCGCATCGCCCGCCATGTGGTGCTGCATCGCCTGGCCGACCGAGGCGTTGAAGCCGAACCTTCCCCCGTGCTGGACGACTTTATTCGCGTGCGGCGATTGGGCCCTATTCTGGAAGATCGACTGATTGAGAAAGGATTGTTGGCGGTCCAGGACGAAAGCGCTGGCCTGGTCGTACGGCTGCTGGATCCCCATCCAGAAGAGACAATCGTCGATGCCTGCGCAGCACCGGGGGGCAAAACCACGTACATTGCCACCCGAATGCGTGATCACGGCCGCGTGCTGGCCTTCGACGTGCACGCCCGGCGCGTGGAACTCATCCGAAAAGCGGCCTTGCAACAGGGGCTGACGAGCATCGTCGCAGAAGCCGTCGATCTGCGGGAGGTCCCCACGCGGTATCCTGACCTGCAGGCAGACCGCGTGCTGCTGGACGTCCCCTGCACCGGACTGGGCGTGCTGGCGAAACGGGCTGATCTGCGATGGCATCGCCAGCCGGAAGACCTGAGCGAACTGGTTCAGTTGCAGGATGAGTTGCTGGAAGCAGCTGCCCGTCTGGTGCGTCCGGGAGGCGTGCTTGTCTACAGCACCTGCACCATTGAACCGGAGGAGAATGAGGAGCGCATCCGGGCGTTTCTGGCACGCCATCCAAACTTCACCGTAGAACGAGCGGATGCCTGGGTGCCTGCCGCTATGGTTACCGCTGAAGGATTCTTTGCCACGTGGCCGCCGCGCGACCAGATGGATGGCGCCTTTGCGGCACGACTGCGTCGAACAAGCTGA
- a CDS encoding superoxide dismutase, translated as MAFTLPPLPYAYDALEPYIDARTMEIHYTKHHQGYVDKLNKALEGHPELQNKSIEDLLRGINEIPEAIRTAVRNNGGGHANHSLFWTIMKPNGGGEPTGELAEAIRSTFGSFEAFKEKFSAEAAGRFGSGWAWLVVDENGKLQVYSTPNQDSPYMQGHTPILGLDVWEHAYYLKYQNRRAEYIQNWWNVVNWEQVAQYYKEALAKVAAA; from the coding sequence ATGGCTTTCACGCTGCCCCCATTGCCCTATGCCTATGATGCCCTTGAGCCGTACATTGATGCCCGCACCATGGAAATCCATTACACCAAGCATCATCAGGGCTATGTAGATAAGCTGAACAAAGCGCTCGAGGGCCATCCGGAACTGCAGAACAAGTCGATTGAAGACTTGCTGCGCGGCATCAACGAAATTCCAGAGGCTATTCGCACGGCCGTTCGCAACAACGGTGGTGGGCATGCCAACCATAGCCTGTTCTGGACCATCATGAAGCCCAATGGGGGGGGAGAACCTACCGGCGAACTGGCCGAGGCGATCAGGTCTACCTTTGGTTCTTTTGAGGCTTTCAAAGAGAAGTTCTCGGCTGAGGCTGCCGGACGTTTCGGCAGCGGTTGGGCCTGGCTGGTTGTAGATGAAAACGGTAAGCTTCAGGTCTATTCGACGCCCAACCAGGACAGCCCCTACATGCAGGGCCATACGCCGATTCTGGGGCTGGACGTCTGGGAGCATGCCTACTACCTGAAATACCAGAACCGCCGCGCTGAGTACATCCAGAACTGGTGGAACGTGGTCAACTGGGAGCAGGTAGCCCAGTACTACAAGGAGGCGCTGGCAAAAGTCGCGGCGGCCTGA
- a CDS encoding 4'-phosphopantetheinyl transferase family protein, which produces MMELPETISWNWLRYDSAREAVWQTWLSAAERQRLDAFRQAQRRRAFLLGRAAARQLLATRLGIPPDRVPLVAQPDEPPQVPGTGLFVSIAHAEDMALAAAAPHPVGVDLERLRPRPPELCRYVLHPEEYPVLQQFKTDPGQAIVWCWAFKEAVLKGMGVGLRCSPKRLRLVLETPTQGRMRLEDGTCWRVQAAEREGYVWAFAWPENS; this is translated from the coding sequence ATGATGGAACTGCCAGAGACCATCAGTTGGAACTGGTTGCGCTACGACTCCGCCCGGGAAGCGGTATGGCAGACGTGGCTGTCGGCAGCAGAACGCCAGCGACTGGACGCATTCCGCCAGGCGCAGCGCCGGCGCGCCTTTTTGCTGGGGCGAGCAGCCGCCCGGCAGCTTCTGGCCACGCGCCTGGGCATTCCGCCGGACCGCGTGCCGCTGGTGGCGCAGCCGGACGAGCCACCGCAGGTGCCCGGCACCGGACTGTTCGTGTCGATTGCACATGCCGAAGACATGGCGCTGGCTGCAGCCGCTCCGCATCCGGTTGGCGTCGATCTGGAGCGCCTCAGACCGCGGCCGCCAGAGCTCTGCCGCTACGTGCTGCATCCCGAAGAGTACCCGGTGCTCCAGCAGTTTAAGACCGATCCAGGACAGGCGATTGTCTGGTGCTGGGCATTCAAGGAAGCGGTGCTAAAAGGGATGGGGGTCGGGCTGCGCTGCTCTCCGAAACGCTTGCGCCTCGTATTGGAGACTCCGACGCAGGGACGAATGCGCCTGGAAGATGGCACCTGTTGGCGCGTGCAGGCGGCAGAGCGTGAGGGCTACGTCTGGGCGTTCGCCTGGCCAGAAAACTCATAG
- a CDS encoding 1,4-dihydroxy-2-naphthoyl-CoA synthase, whose amino-acid sequence MVSAIFDPDRWVEVPGFQFEDITYHRAKDQGTVRIAFNRPEVLNAFRPRTVDELYQALDHARQTPDVGVILLTGNGPSKKHGKWAFSAGGDQRVRGPSGYQYEAGDDTPAAKAHMGRLHILEVQRLIRFMPKVVIAVVPGWAVGGGHSLHVVCDLTIASREHALFKQTDPDVASFDGGFGSAYLARMVGQKRAREIFFLGRTYTAEEAYQMGMVNAVVPHEKLEEVALEWAAEINRKSPTAIRMLKYAFNLIDDGLIGQQLFAGEATRLAYMTEEAREGRDAFLEKRRPDYSSFPWYY is encoded by the coding sequence ATGGTTTCAGCTATCTTCGATCCGGATCGCTGGGTGGAAGTCCCGGGATTTCAGTTCGAGGACATCACGTATCATCGGGCCAAGGACCAGGGCACGGTACGCATCGCCTTCAACCGGCCCGAAGTGCTCAATGCATTCCGGCCCAGAACCGTCGATGAACTCTACCAGGCGCTGGATCATGCACGCCAAACGCCCGATGTGGGTGTGATTCTGCTAACAGGGAACGGTCCTTCCAAAAAACATGGCAAATGGGCCTTTTCGGCAGGAGGGGACCAGCGCGTGCGGGGACCGTCGGGCTACCAATACGAGGCAGGAGACGACACGCCGGCCGCTAAGGCGCACATGGGACGGCTGCACATTCTGGAAGTGCAGCGGCTCATTCGCTTTATGCCCAAGGTGGTGATTGCTGTCGTGCCGGGCTGGGCTGTGGGGGGAGGACATAGCCTGCACGTTGTGTGCGACCTGACGATTGCCAGCCGAGAGCATGCGCTGTTCAAGCAGACCGATCCCGACGTGGCCAGCTTCGACGGAGGGTTTGGCTCGGCCTATCTCGCCCGCATGGTGGGACAAAAGCGAGCCCGGGAGATCTTCTTTCTGGGGCGCACCTATACGGCAGAAGAAGCGTATCAGATGGGTATGGTCAATGCTGTGGTGCCGCACGAAAAGCTCGAAGAGGTCGCACTGGAATGGGCGGCTGAAATTAATCGAAAGAGCCCCACCGCCATTCGCATGCTCAAGTACGCCTTTAACCTGATTGATGACGGACTCATCGGGCAGCAGTTGTTTGCCGGCGAGGCCACGCGACTGGCCTACATGACCGAAGAAGCCCGGGAAGGACGCGACGCGTTCCTGGAAAAGCGGCGACCCGACTATTCATCCTTTCCCTGGTACTATTAA